The genomic interval TTAAGATATTCAGGAAAGAAATCAAGAGGTATTAACTTGCCCGAAAAAAAAGATATTATAGTGAATTTAAAAGTGTTGATTCCCCAACTGTTTTCAGTCCAAAAACAAATCACACCTAAAACAAAATCGAATGTTATTACGGTCAAAGCAGACAAGAATATACTAATAATAAAGTAGACAAAATTAACTGGACCATCTAGCGGCAATACAAATATTCGAAATAGCAAAACTGAAAAAAGTGATATCATTGACATAGGAATTATAATTCCTATATTCTTAAATAAAAATTGCATTTGATAGTCTAATGGCTTAAGCAAGGTATAGGCTATATTGCCTGATCTTATATCAATCGACATAAAATAGATATTGGGATATATGAAGATATTAGATATTCCTACGCTTAGAACTATATAATTAATCATTTGAGAAAAAGTCCGTCCATTTAATATATCTCTCCCCCCATATATTCCTTTCCATAAAAAATAGGATAAAAAAATTTGGGAGATTAGACTAAATATATTTTCTAAAATAATCCCTCTATCAAATATCTGAATTTTTATTCCAATTTTTAACCATTCAAAGTATTTTGATAAACCTAGCCTACCCACCTAATCCACTCCTCATTTTGATTCTTGTAGATAAATATTTTCTATTATATCCTCAAATTTAAAAGAAGATATACTATAATCTGTAATTACACAAATCTCATTCATTTTATCTAAAACATGTCTTATATTATCTATTCCTCCATCTTCAATATGTAGAATTAAATTATTATTATGGATATCTTTAATCTGCCCAAACCTTTCAACTATTTCTAACAGATTTTGTTTGTCAAGTTCTATAACATTTCTAAATGTTATAGATAATACTTTTTGTTTATTATAAGATGCCTTTAATTCTTGAATTTTGCCATCATACATAATTAGTCCTTTATCTATCAATATTACTCTATCACATAAATCTTCAATGTCATGCATATTGTGAGTAGTAAATATTATAGTCTTTTGATATTGTTCATTCAATTCTTTGACAAATGATAACACTCTCTTTTTAGTTAATATATCCAATCCTATGGTAGGTTCATCTAGATAAATTACATCTGGCCAATGAATAAGACTTCCAGCAAACTCACATCTCATGCGTTGACCTAAACTTAGCTTCCTCACTGGAATTTTCATAAGTTCTCCTATATCTAGCATATTGTCTAAAAATTGAATTCTTCTTTTATAATCTTCATCTGCTACATTATAGATTTTCTTTAATAAAATAAAGGAATCTTGAACTGGCAAGTCCCTCCATAACTGCCCCCGTTGCCCAAACACTACTCCAATATTCATGTTATTCTCCCTTCTATTTTTAAAAGGATTAATCCCATTTACCCTTATACTGCCTGTATCAGGATTTAATATCCCACATAACATCTTTATTGTCGTAGATTTCCCAGCACCATTTAAACCAATATAGCCAACCAATTCTCCCTTATTCACAAAGAAACTAATGCCTTTAACAGCTTCTTTGTAAATATATTCTCTACTGACGAGACTTTTAAAAAATCCGTCATCTCTTTTGACAGGAATTACAAAAGTTTTTGTGATATTATCTACTTCTATCATGGGAGCCTCCTTACATTTCTATACACTTTATAAATATAAATAACAGATCGAAACCTTAATTTTGGTTAATAATTCAAATGCAACATAAACAACCTCTCTTCAATTTTTTCATTAAAAACAAGTGTTTAATAAAGTCATTCTATTATAGAAAATTTCGCACCATTTCTCATGATTAACTTTCAAAATATGTTATTTAATCTCCCACTTTGGACAATAAGGGTCATTATCAAATACATTGTAAGTATATATGTCAGAAATAGCAGGGCAACCTCCAACACATAATCCATTTATGTACGATTCACAAGATATGCAACTATCCCCAGCCTCAAGATTTCTCATAAATACAAATTGCTCATTAGAATCCCATATTTCCTTAAAATGTTTATCAAAAATGGACTCCGAAAAAATATTTCTTCTATCAAAAAATTCTTTTAAATGCACACATGGAAACAAATCACCATTTGATGATATAGTTACAATATACGAACCAGCTGCACATCTCTTTAATCCTAATTTAGTACGAATCTCGTCATGTTCCAAAATAAATTCTCCATCTGGAGTAACAACCTTACCGAATGCATATTGAGATAATGAAGTTTTCTTTGCAAATTCCTGTATACTTTTCTTTACCTTAACAATTTTATCCTTCCAATGACTATCATCTAATTTAATCAGATTAATTTGCCCTTTACCTGCCCTTCCTGTTGGCATTACTAATGAAAAAGAAACATTGGTGATTTTGTTTTCTAACAGCATATCTAAATATTGCTCTATAGTATCTATATTATAATTATTTATTACTGTATTGACACCAAAATTAAAATTATTATGCTGCAAATACCTGATCTTATCCATGACTCTTGAAAAATTGCCTTTTCCCCTAATCATATCATGTGCCCCTTCTATTCCATCTAATGAAATTGAAACTCTAAAACATTGATTGCTGTATTTAGATAATGCATTTACAAATTTATCATTTATAAGTAAACCATTGGTGGTTATCTGTATTGTAAAATTTTCTTCTATTATTAATTCAATTATTTCATATATTCTTGGATGACATAAAGGTTCTCCTCCAGTAATACTTATTTGGGGTACCCCTAATTCTTTTAATTGCATTATCACATATTCTATTTGTTCCATACTCATTTCACTACCTTGTCCAAAATCCCCAAAACAATGTTCACATCTTAAATTACAAATATCAGTAATAGTTAAATATGCTTTTATTGGTGCAGATAAAGATTTTTCAGTTGGCTTATTTATTATAATATCAGCATTAATTTTATTATCTTTAATTAGACCCATTTTGCTTAATTCTTTAATATATTCAACAACATTATTTCTCTCGATATTGTCATAAATCAATATTGTTTTTTGAATACCCATCTGAGCAATGTTAAAAA from Tepidimicrobium xylanilyticum carries:
- a CDS encoding ABC transporter permease, yielding MGRLGLSKYFEWLKIGIKIQIFDRGIILENIFSLISQIFLSYFLWKGIYGGRDILNGRTFSQMINYIVLSVGISNIFIYPNIYFMSIDIRSGNIAYTLLKPLDYQMQFLFKNIGIIIPMSMISLFSVLLFRIFVLPLDGPVNFVYFIISIFLSALTVITFDFVLGVICFWTENSWGINTFKFTIISFFSGKLIPLDFFPEYLKYISINILPFSGIIFTPIDIYQNYWSINYFLMYLIRQAGWIVLFILLGRYLFNLARKQVFINGG
- a CDS encoding ABC transporter ATP-binding protein translates to MIEVDNITKTFVIPVKRDDGFFKSLVSREYIYKEAVKGISFFVNKGELVGYIGLNGAGKSTTIKMLCGILNPDTGSIRVNGINPFKNRRENNMNIGVVFGQRGQLWRDLPVQDSFILLKKIYNVADEDYKRRIQFLDNMLDIGELMKIPVRKLSLGQRMRCEFAGSLIHWPDVIYLDEPTIGLDILTKKRVLSFVKELNEQYQKTIIFTTHNMHDIEDLCDRVILIDKGLIMYDGKIQELKASYNKQKVLSITFRNVIELDKQNLLEIVERFGQIKDIHNNNLILHIEDGGIDNIRHVLDKMNEICVITDYSISSFKFEDIIENIYLQESK
- a CDS encoding radical SAM/SPASM domain-containing protein, whose protein sequence is MRSRFLLRKENFGGLLYDRDNFEFYFIDMFGFDIIFNIAQMGIQKTILIYDNIERNNVVEYIKELSKMGLIKDNKINADIIINKPTEKSLSAPIKAYLTITDICNLRCEHCFGDFGQGSEMSMEQIEYVIMQLKELGVPQISITGGEPLCHPRIYEIIELIIEENFTIQITTNGLLINDKFVNALSKYSNQCFRVSISLDGIEGAHDMIRGKGNFSRVMDKIRYLQHNNFNFGVNTVINNYNIDTIEQYLDMLLENKITNVSFSLVMPTGRAGKGQINLIKLDDSHWKDKIVKVKKSIQEFAKKTSLSQYAFGKVVTPDGEFILEHDEIRTKLGLKRCAAGSYIVTISSNGDLFPCVHLKEFFDRRNIFSESIFDKHFKEIWDSNEQFVFMRNLEAGDSCISCESYINGLCVGGCPAISDIYTYNVFDNDPYCPKWEIK